A stretch of Nonomuraea africana DNA encodes these proteins:
- a CDS encoding GNAT family N-acetyltransferase: MEIRDLTADDLDAVLDTRKRSFGPLGADTEGWFAVARATLEQGRFLGAFDGSRLAAAARLPGFTQWWHGRPQPMAGVAGVVVNPEDRGRGVGRQLMRAVLARAAELGEAVSALYPATTQIYRSLGWEHAGAENSVTLSPEALRTIRPTEPVKIRRMGPDDAAEVIEILGRVHAANRASGPICWDEASWRRFLADEDDFLYLADDGFVAYSWEDGDISVDNLVAGSEATARALWSLVGTSSSIATKVSAVVAPDDPVLWLLRERAKEELKQVRWMFRIVDVTEAVARRGFPSAVTADALIVVEDSERPANTGAWRLEISGGSGTASAAEGVGPRFTVNGLSALYAGIPVSTLRLSGLLTGPDGFDEALGAAFAGPAHMIDYF, from the coding sequence GTGGAGATTCGTGATCTGACGGCCGACGACCTCGACGCCGTCCTCGACACCCGCAAGCGCTCCTTCGGCCCGCTCGGGGCCGACACCGAGGGCTGGTTCGCCGTCGCGAGGGCGACTCTGGAACAGGGTCGCTTCCTCGGCGCCTTTGACGGGTCCAGGCTCGCGGCCGCCGCGCGGCTGCCCGGTTTCACCCAGTGGTGGCACGGCAGGCCGCAGCCCATGGCGGGCGTGGCGGGCGTCGTCGTCAACCCCGAGGACAGGGGGCGGGGCGTCGGCAGGCAGCTCATGCGCGCCGTCCTGGCCAGGGCGGCGGAACTGGGCGAGGCCGTCTCGGCGCTGTACCCCGCCACCACGCAGATCTACCGCTCGCTCGGCTGGGAGCACGCCGGCGCCGAGAACTCCGTCACGCTGTCGCCCGAGGCGCTGCGCACCATCAGGCCCACCGAGCCGGTCAAGATCCGCCGGATGGGCCCTGACGACGCCGCCGAGGTGATCGAGATCCTGGGCCGCGTCCACGCGGCCAACCGCGCCAGCGGCCCGATCTGCTGGGACGAGGCCTCGTGGCGGCGCTTCCTCGCCGACGAGGACGACTTCCTCTACCTGGCCGACGACGGCTTCGTCGCCTACAGCTGGGAGGACGGCGACATCTCCGTCGACAACCTGGTCGCGGGCTCCGAGGCGACCGCACGCGCCCTGTGGTCGCTGGTCGGCACCTCCTCCTCCATCGCCACGAAGGTCTCGGCCGTCGTCGCCCCCGACGACCCCGTGCTGTGGCTGCTGCGCGAGCGCGCGAAGGAGGAGCTCAAGCAGGTCCGATGGATGTTCCGGATCGTGGACGTGACCGAGGCCGTCGCCAGGCGGGGCTTCCCCTCGGCGGTCACGGCCGACGCGCTGATCGTGGTGGAGGACTCCGAGCGGCCCGCCAACACCGGCGCATGGCGGCTGGAGATCTCCGGTGGCTCCGGTACGGCGAGCGCCGCCGAGGGCGTGGGCCCGCGCTTCACCGTCAACGGGCTGTCGGCGCTGTACGCCGGGATCCCGGTCTCGACCCTGCGCCTGTCCGGCCTGCTCACCGGGCCCGACGGGTTCGACGAGGCGCTGGGCGCGGCGTTCGCCGGTCCGGCCCACATGATCGACTACTTCTGA
- a CDS encoding endonuclease/exonuclease/phosphatase family protein: MLDQAVITVMTWNVCTGTNAACELYRKSDQELAWHITDHLLGNPDVIFLQEFCTGATGTLEQWLEWRTGRSWTVRSWGLQTAEGRPYDCHPDRNGRPRGAQSVTVAVADHAAAFETVPLTSPPWFARRAALCATIPAVKVRACGTHLSSGMANDDAQRGAPYRHRQVRQLMAAAPKAGYISVFGGDLNLTPGRVAAYKSYDECDPRMRWTYVKKRKIDYLFAPKGRVLRCWVDKGAKGSDHLPMAVRVAR, translated from the coding sequence ATGCTGGACCAAGCCGTCATCACGGTGATGACCTGGAACGTGTGCACGGGCACCAACGCGGCCTGCGAGCTGTACCGCAAGAGCGATCAGGAGCTGGCGTGGCACATCACCGACCACCTCCTCGGCAACCCCGACGTGATCTTCCTTCAGGAGTTCTGCACCGGCGCGACGGGCACGCTCGAGCAGTGGCTCGAATGGCGCACGGGCCGGAGCTGGACCGTCAGATCATGGGGCCTGCAGACGGCGGAGGGCAGGCCGTACGACTGCCATCCCGACAGGAACGGCCGCCCGCGCGGCGCGCAGAGCGTCACGGTGGCGGTCGCCGACCACGCGGCCGCCTTCGAGACCGTGCCGCTGACCTCCCCGCCCTGGTTCGCCAGGCGCGCGGCGCTGTGCGCGACGATCCCCGCCGTGAAGGTGCGCGCCTGCGGCACCCACCTGTCGTCCGGGATGGCCAACGACGACGCGCAGCGCGGCGCGCCGTACCGGCACCGGCAGGTGAGGCAGTTGATGGCGGCCGCGCCGAAGGCCGGTTACATCAGCGTCTTCGGCGGCGACCTGAACCTCACGCCCGGCAGGGTCGCCGCCTACAAGTCCTACGACGAGTGCGATCCGCGGATGCGCTGGACCTACGTGAAGAAGCGCAAGATCGACTATCTTTTCGCGCCGAAGGGTCGCGTGCTGCGGTGCTGGGTCGACAAGGGAGCCAAGGGCTCCGACCACCTGCCGATGGCCGTCAGGGTGGCCCGATAG
- the pdxS gene encoding pyridoxal 5'-phosphate synthase lyase subunit PdxS, with protein MGLRTYRPAVVRKTVSTSPVTGTARVKRGMAEMLKGGVIMDVVNAEQAKIAEDAGAVAVMALERVPADIRAQGGVSRMSDPDMIDGIISAVSIPVMAKARIGHFVEAQVLQSLGVDYIDESEVLTPADYANHIDKFQFTVPFVCGATNLGEALRRITEGAAMIRSKGEAGTGDVSNAVTHMRTIRAELKRLASLPEDELYVAAKELQAPYELVAEVAKTGKLPVVLFTAGGIATPADAAMMMQLGAEGVFVGSGIFKSGDPAKRAAAIVKATTFHDDPDVVAKVSRGLGEAMVGINVDEIPQPHRLAERGW; from the coding sequence ATGGGCTTGAGAACTTACCGACCTGCCGTTGTGAGGAAGACCGTGTCTACCAGCCCCGTCACCGGAACCGCGCGCGTCAAGCGCGGCATGGCCGAGATGCTCAAGGGCGGCGTCATCATGGACGTCGTCAACGCCGAGCAGGCGAAGATCGCCGAGGACGCCGGGGCGGTCGCCGTCATGGCCCTGGAGCGTGTGCCCGCCGACATCCGCGCGCAGGGTGGCGTCTCCCGGATGAGCGACCCTGACATGATCGACGGCATCATCAGCGCCGTCTCCATCCCGGTCATGGCCAAGGCCCGCATCGGCCACTTCGTCGAGGCGCAGGTGCTGCAGTCGCTCGGCGTCGACTACATCGACGAGTCGGAGGTCCTCACGCCCGCCGACTACGCCAACCACATCGACAAGTTCCAGTTCACCGTGCCGTTCGTGTGCGGTGCGACGAACCTGGGCGAGGCGCTGCGCCGCATCACCGAGGGCGCGGCGATGATCCGCTCCAAGGGTGAGGCCGGCACCGGCGACGTCTCCAACGCCGTGACCCACATGCGCACGATCAGGGCCGAGCTCAAGCGGCTCGCCTCGCTGCCCGAGGACGAGCTCTACGTCGCGGCCAAGGAGCTGCAGGCGCCGTACGAGCTGGTCGCCGAGGTCGCCAAGACCGGCAAGCTGCCCGTCGTGCTGTTCACCGCCGGCGGCATCGCCACCCCGGCCGACGCCGCGATGATGATGCAGCTCGGCGCCGAGGGCGTGTTCGTCGGCTCCGGCATCTTCAAGTCGGGCGACCCGGCCAAGCGCGCGGCGGCGATCGTGAAGGCGACCACCTTCCACGACGACCCCGACGTCGTCGCCAAGGTCTCGCGTGGTCTGGGCGAGGCCATGGTCGGCATCAACGTCGACGAGATCCCGCAGCCGCACCGCCTGGCCGAGCGCGGCTGGTAG
- a CDS encoding YebC/PmpR family DNA-binding transcriptional regulator: MSGHSKWATTKHKKAALDAKRGKLFAKLIKNIEVAARTGGPDPDANPTLFDAIFKAKKNSVPNDNIERARKRGGGLEAGGADWQTIMYEGYAPGGVAVLIECLTDNRNRAASEVRVALTRNGGSLADPGSVSYMFNRKGVVIVPKNGLSEDDVLVAVLEAGAEEVNDLGDSFEVVSEAGDLVPVRKALQEAGIDYDSAESSFLPTMNVPLDEDGARKVFRLIDALEDSDDVQNVFANFDVSDEIMEKLEA, from the coding sequence ATGTCCGGCCACTCCAAATGGGCGACGACGAAGCATAAGAAGGCCGCACTCGACGCCAAGCGCGGCAAGCTGTTCGCGAAGCTCATCAAGAACATCGAGGTGGCGGCCAGGACCGGTGGCCCTGATCCGGATGCCAACCCCACCCTCTTCGACGCCATCTTCAAGGCGAAGAAGAACTCCGTGCCCAACGACAACATCGAGCGGGCCCGCAAGCGCGGCGGCGGCCTCGAGGCCGGCGGCGCCGACTGGCAGACCATCATGTACGAGGGCTACGCGCCCGGCGGCGTCGCGGTGCTCATCGAGTGCCTCACCGACAACCGCAACCGCGCCGCCTCCGAGGTGCGCGTCGCGCTGACGCGCAACGGCGGCTCGCTGGCCGACCCCGGCTCGGTGTCGTACATGTTCAACCGCAAGGGCGTCGTGATCGTCCCGAAGAACGGCCTGTCCGAGGACGACGTCCTGGTCGCGGTGCTCGAGGCGGGCGCCGAGGAGGTCAACGACCTGGGCGATTCGTTCGAGGTCGTCTCCGAGGCCGGTGACCTGGTGCCGGTCCGCAAGGCCCTGCAGGAGGCCGGCATCGACTACGACTCGGCCGAGTCGAGCTTCCTGCCGACGATGAACGTCCCGCTCGACGAGGACGGCGCGCGCAAGGTCTTCAGGCTCATCGACGCGCTCGAGGACAGCGACGACGTGCAGAACGTCTTCGCCAACTTCGACGTCTCCGACGAGATCATGGAGAAGCTCGAGGCCTGA
- the pdxT gene encoding pyridoxal 5'-phosphate synthase glutaminase subunit PdxT, producing MLEEAGAKATAVRRPAELEAVDGLVIPGGESTTMWKLAEIFEMLEPLRIRIKEGMPAYGSCAGMIMLADRIQDGIDGQQTIGGIDMVVRRNAFGRQVDSFESDLSFAGAPVHAVFIRAPWVESVGSEVEVLATAPPGDRIVAVRQGPLLATSFHPELTGDTRVHEYFVNMVREL from the coding sequence ATGCTGGAGGAGGCGGGCGCGAAGGCGACGGCAGTGCGCAGGCCCGCCGAACTCGAGGCCGTGGACGGGCTGGTCATCCCCGGCGGGGAGTCCACCACGATGTGGAAGCTCGCCGAGATCTTCGAGATGCTCGAGCCGCTGCGCATCCGGATCAAGGAGGGCATGCCCGCCTACGGCTCCTGCGCGGGCATGATCATGCTGGCCGACCGGATCCAGGACGGGATCGACGGCCAGCAGACGATCGGCGGCATCGACATGGTCGTGCGGCGCAACGCCTTCGGCCGTCAGGTCGACTCCTTCGAGTCCGATCTGTCCTTCGCCGGCGCCCCTGTGCACGCCGTCTTCATCCGCGCGCCATGGGTGGAATCGGTGGGTTCCGAGGTCGAGGTTCTGGCCACCGCGCCGCCTGGCGATAGGATCGTCGCGGTCCGCCAGGGGCCGCTGCTCGCGACATCGTTCCACCCCGAGCTGACCGGGGACACTCGCGTGCACGAATACTTCGTAAACATGGTGAGGGAGCTCTAG
- the pgsA gene encoding phosphatidylinositol phosphate synthase has product MAYDQSAMLKLLRPAMTRILTPLGRALVQRGIGPNAVTAIGTLGTVVCALVFYPSGQLWWGSLAITVFVLFDLLDGVVARMGGGGGSTWGAFLDSTFDRLADAAIFSGLIIYFFVQRDLLMAAVTLFCLVAGALVSYVKARAEGLGLSCDVGLAERPERLVVGLVAAGLSGLGVPYILPFGLWLLAAASAITVVQRVVHVHRQIGAR; this is encoded by the coding sequence ATGGCTTACGATCAGAGCGCGATGCTCAAACTCCTGCGCCCGGCCATGACCCGGATACTCACCCCGCTGGGCAGGGCACTCGTCCAGCGCGGGATCGGCCCCAACGCGGTCACCGCGATCGGCACGCTCGGCACGGTCGTGTGCGCCCTGGTGTTCTACCCGTCGGGCCAGCTGTGGTGGGGCTCCCTGGCGATCACCGTGTTCGTCCTGTTCGACCTCCTCGACGGGGTCGTGGCCCGCATGGGCGGGGGCGGCGGCAGCACCTGGGGCGCCTTCCTCGACTCCACGTTCGACCGGCTGGCCGACGCGGCGATCTTCTCCGGGCTCATCATCTACTTCTTCGTCCAGCGCGACCTGCTCATGGCCGCCGTCACCCTGTTCTGCCTGGTGGCGGGGGCGCTGGTGTCCTACGTCAAGGCCAGGGCCGAGGGGCTCGGCCTCAGCTGCGACGTCGGCCTCGCCGAACGGCCGGAGCGGCTGGTGGTGGGCCTGGTGGCGGCGGGGCTGTCGGGGCTCGGCGTGCCGTACATCCTGCCCTTCGGGCTGTGGTTGCTCGCCGCCGCCAGCGCGATCACGGTCGTCCAGCGGGTAGTACATGTCCATCGCCAGATTGGAGCGCGATGA
- a CDS encoding alkaline phosphatase D family protein gives MSKLNRRSFLVTGLAAGATAALPAVAAADPLTDPAADPSAESAATLASRGLRSDPFTLGVASGDPDHGGFVLWTRLAQQPLAEDGMGGMPQRPFPVLWQVYADESCRRVVRAGVATAAPEWGHSVHVEVENLSSDREYWYRFRVGPYVSPVGRARTAPHPLAYGGALAMAFVSCAQYEHGYFTSYRRLAEEHPDLILHLGDYQYEYTKNTYTIPGGNVRHHDGPETETLANYRQRHAQYKADPDLQAAHAAAPWLVVWDDHEIDNNWADEVPEKPEIPQPNFLQRREAAFRAYYENMPLRRTSIPRGIDMQLYRRIRWGRMATFHMLDTRQYRDDQGCGDGYRDCPAAVDPARSITGAEQEAWLLDGFRHSRAQWDIIGQQVFFAQRDNNAGPAKITSQDAWDGYVASRQRITQGWVDAGVRNPVVLTGDVHAHWASDLKLNYDDPTGPSVGSELVATSISTGGNGADSDPAKHPFLKINPHLKFYNNQRGYVLTKIEKELMTADFRVVPQVQTPGAAVHTKATFVVEDRVPGVQQTYLRPLDPSIMAVPDITVEDTVRLETERP, from the coding sequence GTGTCCAAGCTCAACCGCCGCTCCTTCCTCGTCACCGGGTTAGCCGCGGGGGCCACCGCCGCGCTGCCCGCCGTCGCCGCCGCCGACCCGCTGACCGACCCCGCCGCCGACCCCTCCGCCGAGAGCGCGGCCACGCTGGCCTCTCGCGGACTGCGCTCCGACCCGTTCACCCTCGGCGTGGCCTCGGGCGACCCCGACCACGGCGGCTTCGTGCTCTGGACCCGCCTGGCCCAGCAGCCTCTGGCCGAGGACGGCATGGGCGGCATGCCGCAGCGCCCCTTCCCCGTCCTGTGGCAGGTGTACGCGGACGAAAGCTGCCGCAGGGTGGTCCGCGCCGGCGTGGCGACGGCCGCTCCCGAATGGGGGCACAGCGTGCACGTCGAAGTCGAGAACCTCTCCTCCGACAGGGAGTACTGGTACCGCTTCCGCGTCGGCCCCTACGTCTCCCCGGTGGGCCGCGCCCGCACCGCCCCGCACCCCCTGGCGTACGGCGGGGCGCTGGCGATGGCGTTCGTCTCGTGCGCGCAGTACGAGCACGGCTACTTCACCAGCTACCGCCGCCTGGCCGAGGAGCACCCCGACCTGATCCTGCACCTGGGCGACTACCAGTACGAGTACACCAAGAACACCTACACCATCCCCGGCGGCAACGTCCGCCACCACGACGGCCCCGAGACCGAGACGCTGGCCAACTACCGCCAGCGCCACGCGCAGTACAAGGCCGACCCCGACCTGCAGGCCGCGCACGCCGCCGCTCCCTGGCTGGTGGTGTGGGACGACCACGAGATCGACAACAACTGGGCCGACGAGGTGCCGGAGAAGCCGGAGATCCCGCAGCCGAACTTCCTCCAGCGCCGCGAGGCCGCCTTCCGCGCCTACTACGAGAACATGCCGCTGCGCCGTACCTCCATCCCGCGGGGAATCGACATGCAGCTCTACCGGCGGATCCGGTGGGGCCGCATGGCCACCTTCCACATGCTCGACACCCGGCAGTACCGCGACGACCAGGGCTGCGGCGACGGGTACAGGGACTGTCCCGCCGCGGTGGACCCGGCGCGCTCGATCACCGGCGCCGAGCAGGAGGCGTGGCTGCTGGACGGCTTCCGCCACTCGCGCGCGCAGTGGGACATCATCGGCCAGCAGGTCTTCTTCGCCCAGCGCGACAACAACGCGGGCCCTGCGAAGATCACCAGCCAGGACGCGTGGGACGGCTACGTCGCCTCCCGCCAGCGCATCACCCAGGGCTGGGTCGACGCGGGCGTCCGCAACCCCGTCGTGCTGACCGGCGACGTGCACGCGCACTGGGCCAGCGACCTGAAGCTGAACTACGACGACCCGACGGGGCCGTCGGTCGGCTCGGAGCTGGTGGCCACCTCCATCAGCACCGGCGGGAACGGTGCGGACTCCGACCCGGCCAAGCACCCGTTCCTGAAGATCAACCCGCATCTGAAGTTCTACAACAACCAGCGGGGTTACGTGCTGACGAAGATCGAGAAGGAGTTGATGACGGCCGACTTCAGGGTGGTGCCGCAGGTGCAGACCCCGGGCGCCGCGGTGCACACCAAGGCCACCTTCGTCGTGGAGGACAGGGTGCCGGGCGTCCAGCAGACCTACCTGAGGCCCCTCGACCCGTCGATCATGGCCGTCCCCGACATCACCGTCGAGGACACCGTCCGTCTGGAAACCGAACGCCCGTAA
- a CDS encoding glycosyltransferase family 4 protein, whose translation MNVGIVCPYSWDVPGGVKQHIDDLAQALIAQGHQVSVIAPAGDDAELPPYVTGAGRAVPVPYNGSVARMSFGFISAARVRRWIREGGFDVLHIHEPLVPSLGVLACWAARGPIVATFHASFNRSRAIAIAEPMLRSALEKLSGRIAVSDAARKSLVEQFGGDTVLIPNGVTVSRYTEAEPLEGFGPDGRTLGFLGRMDEPRKGLPVLLEAMELIPGARLLIAGPGEVKIPKSIRDRVTLLGMVSEADKIRAYHSVDVFVAPNTGGESFGIVLAEAMSAGATVLASDIPAFRRVLGEGQAGALFANGDAAALAREARGLLDDPERRAKLSDEARVAVRKYDWSTVARDVVRVYETVTASAGRVEEDSLA comes from the coding sequence GTGAACGTCGGCATCGTCTGTCCCTACTCGTGGGACGTGCCCGGCGGGGTGAAGCAGCACATCGACGACCTGGCGCAGGCGCTCATCGCGCAGGGTCACCAGGTGTCGGTCATCGCCCCCGCCGGCGACGACGCCGAGCTGCCGCCCTACGTGACGGGGGCGGGCCGGGCGGTGCCGGTGCCGTACAACGGGTCGGTGGCCAGGATGTCGTTCGGGTTCATCTCGGCCGCGCGGGTGCGGCGCTGGATCCGCGAGGGCGGCTTCGACGTGCTCCACATCCACGAGCCGCTGGTGCCCAGCCTGGGCGTGCTGGCCTGCTGGGCGGCCAGGGGGCCGATCGTGGCGACCTTCCACGCCTCCTTCAACCGCTCACGGGCGATCGCGATCGCCGAGCCGATGCTGCGCAGCGCGCTGGAGAAGCTGAGCGGGCGCATCGCCGTCTCCGACGCCGCGCGCAAGAGCCTGGTCGAGCAGTTCGGCGGCGACACCGTGCTGATCCCCAACGGGGTGACGGTCAGCCGCTACACCGAGGCCGAGCCGCTGGAGGGCTTCGGCCCCGACGGCCGGACACTCGGCTTCCTCGGCCGTATGGACGAGCCGCGCAAGGGGCTGCCCGTGCTGCTCGAGGCGATGGAGCTGATCCCCGGGGCCAGGCTGCTGATCGCCGGCCCGGGCGAGGTCAAGATCCCCAAGTCGATCCGCGACAGGGTCACGCTGCTCGGCATGGTCAGCGAAGCGGACAAGATCCGCGCCTACCACTCCGTCGACGTCTTCGTCGCGCCCAACACCGGCGGCGAGAGCTTCGGCATCGTGCTGGCCGAGGCGATGTCGGCCGGGGCGACCGTCCTGGCCAGCGACATCCCCGCCTTCCGCAGGGTGCTCGGCGAGGGCCAGGCCGGCGCGCTGTTCGCCAACGGCGACGCCGCCGCGCTCGCCCGCGAGGCCCGCGGCCTGCTCGACGATCCCGAACGCAGGGCCAAGCTGTCGGACGAGGCGCGGGTGGCCGTCCGCAAGTACGACTGGTCGACGGTGGCCCGCGACGTCGTACGCGTCTACGAGACCGTCACGGCCAGCGCCGGCCGGGTGGAGGAAGACTCCCTCGCATGA
- a CDS encoding DUF3048 domain-containing protein, with protein MRIPRMIAVTLAVLGPVAACSSGGGAATPSKAPQAATVSASPTPQEKGHPFTGLPYEELKPVLAVKIENTAAGKPQLGLKSADIVYVEQVEAGLTRLMAVFSSKLPAKVGPVRSARISDLHITPQFGKPAFAYSGVQTKMLPFVAEASLFDVGDTRNPGAFFRQPGRFAPYNLFANTKQLLAKAPKASKARDIGFTFGEAPAEGGVRKKTWTVKWPAATFTFGWSETKKQWLIWQDGKKNLAAEGGQLGAPTIVIQYTKTERSEFHDKNQSYTPLVHTVGKGSAIVLRDGMAYKAKWSRESEEKGTTFTTASGEPMNFAPGQVWVALASRKPVIP; from the coding sequence GTGCGCATACCTCGGATGATCGCGGTGACGCTGGCGGTGCTCGGCCCTGTCGCAGCCTGCTCAAGCGGTGGCGGCGCGGCGACGCCCTCGAAGGCTCCGCAGGCGGCCACGGTCAGCGCCTCCCCGACACCGCAGGAGAAGGGGCACCCGTTCACGGGCCTGCCGTACGAGGAGCTCAAGCCCGTGCTGGCGGTGAAGATCGAGAACACCGCGGCGGGCAAGCCGCAGCTCGGGCTCAAGAGCGCGGACATCGTCTACGTCGAACAGGTCGAGGCGGGGCTGACCCGCCTGATGGCGGTCTTCTCCTCCAAGCTCCCCGCCAAGGTCGGCCCCGTGCGCAGCGCCCGCATCTCCGACCTGCACATCACGCCGCAGTTCGGCAAGCCCGCCTTCGCCTACTCCGGCGTGCAGACCAAGATGCTGCCGTTCGTGGCCGAGGCCTCGCTGTTCGACGTCGGCGACACCCGCAACCCCGGCGCGTTCTTCCGCCAGCCCGGCCGCTTCGCCCCCTACAACCTGTTCGCCAACACCAAGCAGCTGCTGGCCAAGGCGCCCAAGGCGAGCAAGGCCAGGGACATCGGCTTCACCTTCGGTGAGGCCCCCGCCGAGGGCGGCGTGCGGAAGAAGACGTGGACCGTCAAGTGGCCGGCCGCCACCTTCACCTTCGGCTGGTCGGAGACGAAGAAGCAGTGGCTGATCTGGCAGGACGGCAAGAAGAACCTGGCCGCCGAGGGCGGGCAGCTGGGCGCGCCGACGATCGTCATCCAGTACACCAAGACCGAGCGCTCGGAGTTCCATGACAAGAACCAGAGCTACACGCCCCTGGTCCACACGGTGGGCAAGGGCTCGGCGATCGTGCTGCGCGACGGCATGGCCTACAAGGCCAAGTGGTCGAGGGAATCCGAAGAGAAGGGCACGACGTTCACCACTGCGAGCGGCGAGCCGATGAACTTCGCCCCGGGTCAGGTCTGGGTCGCCCTCGCCAGCCGTAAGCCCGTCATTCCTTAA
- a CDS encoding phosphatidylinositol mannoside acyltransferase, translating into MTSLQDRAVAAGFAAGWTLLPYLPKKLTAAAFRAVADRAWRRRGRSVRRLEHNLARVTGLAEDSAELRALSRAGMRSYLRYFHEIFLLPKMDRAEVVRRTHVTGAEHIFDTVAAGRGVVLALPHMGNWDQSGAWLTGSGHSFTTVAERLKPESLYRRYVAFRESLGMEVLPLTGGDGHNFGTLAQRVRKGGIVCLPAERDLTKNGVEVEFFGATTKVPVGPALLAVKTGAALLPAILWFEGDDWGLHIHEEVQVPAEGTIQQRTAAVAQSLVTVFEKGIAEHPEDWHMLQRLWLEDPK; encoded by the coding sequence ATGACCTCCCTTCAGGACCGCGCCGTGGCCGCCGGGTTCGCGGCCGGCTGGACGCTGCTGCCGTACCTGCCGAAGAAGCTCACCGCGGCCGCGTTCCGCGCCGTGGCCGACCGGGCGTGGCGCAGGCGGGGCAGGAGCGTGCGCCGTCTCGAGCACAACCTGGCCAGGGTCACCGGCCTGGCCGAGGACAGCGCCGAACTGCGCGCGCTCAGCCGCGCCGGCATGCGCTCCTACCTGCGCTACTTCCACGAGATCTTCCTGCTGCCGAAGATGGACCGCGCGGAGGTCGTCAGGCGCACGCACGTGACGGGCGCCGAGCACATCTTCGACACGGTGGCGGCCGGCAGGGGCGTCGTGCTGGCGCTGCCGCACATGGGCAACTGGGACCAGTCGGGCGCGTGGCTGACGGGCAGCGGCCACAGCTTCACCACGGTGGCCGAACGGCTCAAGCCCGAGTCGCTCTACCGCCGCTACGTCGCCTTCCGCGAGAGCCTGGGCATGGAGGTCCTGCCGCTGACCGGCGGCGACGGGCACAACTTCGGCACCCTGGCCCAGCGCGTGCGCAAGGGCGGCATCGTCTGCCTGCCCGCCGAGCGCGACCTGACCAAGAACGGCGTCGAGGTGGAGTTCTTCGGCGCCACCACCAAGGTGCCCGTCGGTCCCGCGCTGCTGGCGGTCAAGACGGGCGCGGCGCTGCTGCCGGCGATCCTCTGGTTCGAGGGCGACGACTGGGGGCTGCACATCCACGAGGAGGTCCAGGTCCCGGCCGAGGGCACGATCCAGCAGCGCACCGCCGCGGTGGCGCAGAGCCTGGTGACGGTCTTCGAGAAGGGCATCGCCGAGCACCCCGAAGACTGGCACATGCTGCAGCGGCTGTGGCTGGAGGACCCGAAGTGA